In the genome of Sphingobium sp. WTD-1, the window AGAATGGTTGGCGCGTCTAGGGGGATGCCCTTGGACTTGCACCACGCCCTGAAATCGTCGGCCATCAGATCGCGGTCGCGGCCCGATGGGTTGGGAACGTCCGCCCATGGGCCGGGCGCGTATTTGATCGAACCTGATGCGGGGAAAGCGAGGGGCGGCGCGTCCGCTGTCCCGTCGCGCCGCGCCTTGCGACCGACCTTCGGGCGGTCGAGTTCGCGGCGGGCCTGTTGCTTGCCTTCCATGGGCTTCTCCGTCCAAGCAATCGTGACGCTGGCCACAGTACGGCCGATCTTGCGAGGCGTCGCGGTCAGCGTCAGGCGCGAGGTCTGGTTGATCTCGGCAATCGCTGGCTGGAGAACGCGCTGGTTCAGGTTTGAGAACCGACCCAGCTTTCTATCCTGCACCCCCAGCAGCGCCCGCAGTTCGGCCACGGTGAAGGTCTTGCTGGCGACTTGCTCGAGGTTCACGAGGCTGGCAACATGCTGGAACAGCAAGATCGAATATTTCGAGGAGAGGGCAAAGACCGTCTGACGGTCGAGGATTGCCCAATGGCATGACTTCTCCGCCAT includes:
- a CDS encoding replication initiation protein, with product MSKTTQVAADRAFDETKTVLPAEVARGVYIENPPGAEALKLMHLLIGKAGGRMAEDVRHELRLADIKKIDGMRNHTRATLRRLFIELAGAVIVFDDTEAQCEIIGGFLDRAKLDYRHEVSGDLLVAWWFGGAFREMAEKSCHWAILDRQTVFALSSKYSILLFQHVASLVNLEQVASKTFTVAELRALLGVQDRKLGRFSNLNQRVLQPAIAEINQTSRLTLTATPRKIGRTVASVTIAWTEKPMEGKQQARRELDRPKVGRKARRDGTADAPPLAFPASGSIKYAPGPWADVPNPSGRDRDLMADDFRAWCKSKGIPLDAPTILQTWTGFVGRAKL